From a single Sparus aurata chromosome 13, fSpaAur1.1, whole genome shotgun sequence genomic region:
- the bhlha9 gene encoding class A basic helix-loop-helix protein 9: MSCSSVAGSEFSEEELELGVLDQGEDEESPKASFHDSESSTSSPSDPEEGQTKKRNRPVRSKARRMAANVRERKRIMDYNQAFNALRVALNHDLSGKRLSKIATLQRAINRISALSVFLNSNPPSKPCTHRECNRSSVAPVTMGTSQLEQTRVTVPRLEHQSYIPWHASISHQMQPQQGPHMHRLPKEPHVYMDNTMTSCPPSPHYPCYPTEGQLYASHGHCGSPRDHPPSPLRYPQVGEGLGYQPGMWASCPQRYMDTFVEPSPALGLPWQVSYLQEPEHNLSLCSDIL, translated from the coding sequence ATGAGCTGCAGCAGTGTTGCTGGATCAGAGTTCTCTGAGGAAGAGCTGGAGCTTGGCGTGCTGGACCAAGGGGAAGACGAGGAGAGTCCAAAGGCATCTTTCCATGACAGTGAGAGCTCCACCAGCAGCCCGAGTGACCCAGAGGAAGGCCAGACCAAGAAGCGCAATCGTCCAGTCCGCTCAAAAGCTCGAAGAATGGCTGCTAATGTCCGCGAGCGAAAACGCATCATGGACTACAACCAGGCCTTTAATGCTCTACGTGTTGCTCTGAACCATGACCTCAGTGGTAAACGGCTTTCCAAGATCGCTACACTGCAGAGGGCCATTAACCGCATCTCTGCTCTCTCAGTATTCCTGAACTCAAACCCGCCCAGCAAGCCCTGCACCCATCGTGAGTGCAATAGGTCATCTGTGGCGCCAGTTACAATGGGAACATCTCAACTTGAGCAGACCAGGGTAACGGTCCCTCGACTGGAGCACCAGAGCTATATCCCCTGGCACGCGTCCATCTCTCACCAGATGCAGCCACAACAAGGGCCTCATATGCACAGGCTGCCCAAGGAGCCACACGTCTACATGGATAACACTATGACATCTTGTCCGCCCTCACCTCATTACCCTTGTTATCCCACTGAGGGACAACTTTATGCTTCACATGGACACTGCGGCAGTCCCCGTGACCATCCGCCCAGTCCTCTTCGATACCCTCAGGTGGGTGAGGGGTTGGGGTACCAGCCAGGCATGTGGGCCTCCTGCCCTCAGAGATACATGGACACTTTTGTGGAGCCTTCTCCAGCTCTGGGGCTTCCCTGGCAGGTGAGCTACCTGCAGGAACCGGAGCACAACCTATCTCTGTGCTCTGACATACTGTAA